Sequence from the Luteibacter aegosomaticola genome:
GGCGGCTAAGCGTGTTCGAAGCCAAAAAGGCGCCTAACCGGGCCCGTCCGTTCGCGTTCTTCCGCATCGTGGTGTGGATGGTGATGTTGCTGGCCGCCGTCGGCTTCGTCATCAACGGCTACGCCTCCGTGGTGATCGGGCAGGCGGCTGCCGCCATGTCCAGTGCGGATGCGGCCGACATGAACCCGCGCATCGCCCTGGCCTGGTCGGTGGGGTATGCGCTGGCCGCGTTCGCCACCATGGCGATCGCCCTGGCCACCTTGCGCTGGCGCGAGAAGGCCCGGCGGGCCATGCGCGTGATTGCGCTGGTCCTGGCGGTATGGGCGGCGTGGACGGCCTGGATCGCCTTTGGCCAGTGGCAGCAGCTCGGCGTGGTGCTCGGCCAGGCCGGGCTTCCGGCCGATCTGCTCGCTGCAGGCATGAAACACCGCAACATCCTGTTTATCGGCATGGTGTTGAAGGTGGTCTCGGTGCCTGTACTGGCGTGGCTCTCGTGGGTGCTGGGGACGCTCCGCGTCCGCCAGCAGTTCGCGGCGCCGGCCCTGTGATGGCGCCGGCCGCGGCTCGCCTGCTGGTTCTTGCCGTCGCCGCCTGCTTTGCGGGCGGCGCGGCTGCCCAGGACCTGGGCACCACGTGCAACCTTGCAAGCTCGTATGACCTCACGGTGCGGCCGGACAGCCTGTCGTTCGACCGCGCCGATGTGGCTCCCCGGAACGTGCGCATGCATGACGGCAGCCTCAGCACCGATGGCCGTGCGGTGACCCTCCGCCCCGACGAGCAGGACCGCGTGGCGCTGTTCGAGAGCAACGTGCGGGTGCTGCTGCCGAAGGTGAAGGCCATCGCCAGCGATGGCGTGGATATCGCCGCCCGCGCGGTGCGTCAGGAGGCTGCCACGGCCGCACCGGGCGCGGCCGCCAGTGGTGAGCTCGACCAGGTACTGAATACCCGCGTGGCCGACATCAAGCGGCGGATTGCCTCCAGCCAGAGCACCCGCGACTGGCAGGAAGACGCCATGCGCGAGTACGCGCAGGAAATCGTCTCGGACATCATGCCCCTGCTGACCCAGGACGTGGGCAGCGAGGCGATGCAGCTGGCCATGAATGGCGATCTCCAGGGGGCCGCTGATCTGCGTGACCGCGTAGCGTCGGTGTCGACCGGCGCCCAGGCGCGGGTGGCCGCCAAGGTGACGGCCGCGCTCAAGCCGCGGGTGCAGGCGTTGTGCCCGCAGGTAAGGCAGTTGGGTGAGCTCCAGTCCGGGCTGCGCGATGCGTCCGGCCGCCCCCTACTCCTGCTCGAAACCGGTGGATGACCGGCGGATAACCGCGTATGCCGCCGTTTAGGGGCCGCTAAGTACGGCAGCGCTAACGTTTCACCCATGGAACGCAGCTCG
This genomic interval carries:
- a CDS encoding DUF2884 family protein, with product MAPAAARLLVLAVAACFAGGAAAQDLGTTCNLASSYDLTVRPDSLSFDRADVAPRNVRMHDGSLSTDGRAVTLRPDEQDRVALFESNVRVLLPKVKAIASDGVDIAARAVRQEAATAAPGAAASGELDQVLNTRVADIKRRIASSQSTRDWQEDAMREYAQEIVSDIMPLLTQDVGSEAMQLAMNGDLQGAADLRDRVASVSTGAQARVAAKVTAALKPRVQALCPQVRQLGELQSGLRDASGRPLLLLETGG